A window of the Yersinia rochesterensis genome harbors these coding sequences:
- a CDS encoding putative quinol monooxygenase, translated as MLKVIAQDFIKPEHISDVTPLYKELVERTKLEPLCISYDLFIDHKDPGNFIFIEEWPDQAALDIHCASEHFRRLVPQINQYQRKECTLIFMHSFK; from the coding sequence ATGTTAAAAGTCATTGCACAAGATTTTATAAAACCTGAGCACATCAGTGATGTCACGCCACTCTATAAAGAATTAGTGGAAAGAACAAAACTTGAGCCACTATGTATTTCCTATGATTTATTTATCGATCATAAAGATCCCGGCAACTTTATTTTTATCGAAGAATGGCCAGACCAAGCGGCATTAGATATACATTGCGCTTCAGAGCATTTCAGGCGACTGGTTCCACAAATCAATCAATATCAGCGAAAAGAGTGCACACTCATCTTTATGCACTCTTTTAAATAG
- a CDS encoding glycogen synthase, which translates to MSALEKLVSAYCHTSLDFVASTVAFMENQKKKINVDEIEAKLSPDECDFFQERLAHYRDIYRPQ; encoded by the coding sequence ATGTCAGCACTTGAGAAACTCGTTTCAGCATATTGCCATACCAGCCTGGACTTTGTGGCATCCACGGTTGCTTTTATGGAAAACCAAAAAAAGAAAATAAATGTTGATGAAATTGAAGCGAAACTTTCGCCGGATGAATGCGATTTCTTCCAGGAGAGATTAGCTCATTACAGAGATATATACCGACCTCAGTGA
- a CDS encoding acyltransferase: MRNVGLHALKTLSCFSAVTFYSASKTCTEQCFLGGEVMGVLYFLSIIATPLFFMIIGYIDSNDEIDQADILRKLKSIITIIIFWNVLFYFINEDGFKRGYFLQSWLLFSIAIIYLINPIISKILKSNRTAIITLSCLVIFSVSIDLISAFSEKPYLIDFPQYFRLWTWIFYYMTGRFLCSKVCQRITKMPRVRLAAKVLLIPTAVSMYFYESFMSMYVYKTVNASYFLDNLHVLILSLCLFVIFDNFDTKHEWIKKTLAYISPSMIGVYILHDGIFYFIASAYNLSDVTLRFTLLLSVFAASVLLSRILLLNKYTSRFISF; this comes from the coding sequence ATGAGAAACGTCGGTTTACATGCGCTGAAAACATTAAGCTGTTTTTCTGCCGTTACCTTTTATTCTGCCAGTAAAACTTGTACTGAACAGTGTTTTCTCGGTGGAGAAGTGATGGGTGTTCTGTACTTTTTATCGATCATCGCAACCCCACTTTTCTTTATGATTATTGGTTATATCGACTCAAATGATGAGATAGATCAGGCAGATATACTCAGAAAGTTAAAATCTATAATAACTATTATTATTTTCTGGAACGTACTTTTCTACTTTATCAACGAAGATGGCTTCAAGCGGGGTTACTTCCTGCAAAGTTGGCTTTTATTCAGTATTGCTATTATTTATCTAATCAACCCAATAATCTCTAAGATATTAAAAAGTAACAGAACAGCAATCATAACCCTCTCATGCCTGGTTATATTTTCTGTTTCTATCGATTTAATCAGTGCATTCAGTGAAAAACCCTACCTAATTGATTTTCCGCAATACTTTAGATTATGGACGTGGATCTTCTATTATATGACCGGCAGGTTCCTTTGCTCCAAAGTTTGCCAAAGAATAACCAAAATGCCGAGAGTACGTCTTGCAGCAAAAGTTCTTCTTATCCCGACAGCAGTTTCCATGTATTTCTATGAAAGTTTTATGTCGATGTATGTCTATAAAACAGTAAATGCCAGCTATTTCCTCGATAACCTACATGTTTTAATACTGAGTTTATGCTTATTTGTCATATTTGATAACTTTGACACTAAACATGAATGGATAAAGAAAACATTAGCCTATATCAGCCCATCCATGATTGGGGTTTATATTTTGCATGATGGAATTTTCTATTTCATCGCCAGCGCATATAACTTATCGGATGTCACATTGAGGTTCACACTGCTGTTATCCGTATTTGCTGCATCAGTGCTGTTATCACGGATTTTATTACTCAATAAATATACGTCGCGCTTTATCTCATTTTGA
- a CDS encoding helix-turn-helix transcriptional regulator, translating to MIVDNDKYQTLGMVTIVKKIFTSLGFKKEIKFYRKAFYSADIIFIGVDEFSFFDALKRLDKAPSEADVFLICDSRLNSFLQGIPRFSNVTMIFREDPIDTVTNKISTVFKRKVRGLKESLTERKSPKVLSQPSSERQYLTPNENIVLKLFNEGFSGGDIARILKKSEKTVSGQKRSAMKKLGARTDVELIKMFMFK from the coding sequence ATGATCGTTGATAACGACAAATATCAAACGTTGGGTATGGTAACCATCGTAAAAAAGATATTTACATCGTTAGGGTTTAAAAAAGAGATTAAATTCTATCGTAAAGCATTTTATTCAGCAGATATCATTTTTATTGGAGTTGATGAGTTTAGTTTTTTTGATGCTCTAAAACGTCTGGATAAAGCGCCTTCAGAAGCAGATGTTTTTTTAATTTGTGATTCCCGATTGAATAGCTTTTTACAGGGTATCCCAAGGTTCAGTAATGTCACGATGATCTTCAGAGAAGACCCCATCGATACTGTTACCAACAAGATTTCAACTGTTTTTAAACGTAAGGTTCGCGGACTTAAAGAGAGTCTAACTGAGCGAAAATCCCCGAAAGTATTAAGTCAGCCATCGTCAGAGCGACAATATTTGACGCCTAATGAAAATATCGTATTGAAATTGTTCAATGAAGGATTTTCGGGCGGGGATATCGCCAGAATTTTGAAAAAGAGTGAGAAAACAGTTAGTGGGCAAAAACGGTCTGCCATGAAAAAGTTGGGTGCCCGTACTGATGTTGAGTTAATTAAAATGTTTATGTTCAAATAG
- a CDS encoding cold-shock protein has translation MNGRITTFFEDKGFGFITDENGDNRYFHVIKVANPEMIKKGAEVTFEPTTNTKGLSAFAVKVAIESKYIFIANERIKLTSIKSFNTFTKEVPAQAEIDKANTILSVNLLMNKIRPQEEDISEKTVPLKMLSITTFQNTTYTFSEHEVDIDSTIAKLKSI, from the coding sequence ATGAACGGTAGAATAACAACTTTTTTTGAAGATAAAGGTTTTGGTTTTATCACCGATGAGAACGGAGATAACCGTTATTTTCACGTTATTAAAGTTGCTAATCCCGAGATGATCAAAAAAGGCGCGGAAGTCACTTTCGAGCCGACAACCAATACTAAAGGATTATCCGCATTTGCAGTGAAAGTGGCCATTGAGAGCAAATACATATTCATTGCTAATGAGAGAATCAAACTCACCAGTATCAAATCATTCAATACCTTTACTAAAGAAGTTCCTGCGCAGGCTGAGATCGATAAAGCCAACACCATCCTTTCAGTCAACTTACTGATGAATAAAATTCGGCCGCAGGAAGAAGATATTTCAGAAAAAACCGTGCCATTGAAAATGTTATCAATAACTACGTTCCAAAATACCACCTACACATTCTCTGAGCATGAGGTTGATATCGACAGTACGATTGCCAAGTTGAAGAGTATTTAG
- the cspE gene encoding transcription antiterminator/RNA stability regulator CspE, whose protein sequence is MSKIKGSVKWFNESKGFGFITPEDGSKDVFVHFSAIASNGFKTLAEGQRVEFEITNGAKGPSAANVIAI, encoded by the coding sequence ATGTCTAAGATTAAAGGTAGCGTTAAGTGGTTCAATGAATCTAAAGGTTTTGGCTTCATTACCCCAGAAGATGGCAGTAAAGACGTTTTCGTTCATTTCTCAGCCATCGCTAGCAACGGTTTCAAAACTCTTGCTGAAGGCCAGCGTGTAGAATTTGAAATCACGAACGGTGCCAAAGGGCCATCTGCTGCTAATGTTATCGCTATCTAA
- the crcB gene encoding fluoride efflux transporter CrcB, giving the protein MFNTLLAVFIGGGVGSVARWLVSMKLNSFSPNIPVGTLIVNLVGAFIIGLTLALFTRITHIDPVWKLLITTGFCGGLTTFSTFSVEVVYLLQDGKLAWAAGTVALNLAGSLAMTMLAFILVNYFAGQ; this is encoded by the coding sequence ATGTTTAATACATTACTGGCAGTATTTATTGGTGGTGGAGTGGGTAGCGTCGCTCGTTGGCTAGTCAGTATGAAGCTAAACAGTTTTTCACCCAATATCCCCGTGGGTACGCTTATTGTAAACTTGGTTGGCGCTTTTATTATCGGCCTGACATTAGCACTATTCACCCGAATCACACACATTGACCCCGTTTGGAAATTACTGATTACCACGGGTTTCTGCGGTGGCCTGACGACATTTTCAACCTTTTCAGTTGAAGTTGTCTATTTACTTCAGGATGGGAAATTAGCGTGGGCTGCTGGTACAGTTGCACTTAATCTGGCCGGTTCACTGGCTATGACTATGCTGGCTTTCATATTAGTTAATTACTTTGCGGGTCAATAA
- a CDS encoding diguanylate cyclase, with protein sequence MPYSSRINTRRSGLSFAKRTYLPRVFGLGVGMFCVGSVLYTQNAPLWLWFMLALNGLVWPHISYLLATRSEQPFEQEIINMKIDSALGGVWVAIMSFNALPSVVILSMMSMNNIASGGKNVFCKGLALQIACSLLTAWIFNLPFKPETSPLQVYACLPMIIIYPSLLGLVTYRTAKRLAENKEELLRISVRDGLTGLYNRRHWEHQLHNQFDSCRRYQQGATLILLDIDNFKSINDTFGHAVGDEAITVLAEELLLGLRAIDIVGRYGGDEFGAILPNTTAEQTREVLMRIQEKLADLVFTHAPSLQLRVSAGIADYRHDMINYQQWLKAADSALYLAKDNGRNRIELAS encoded by the coding sequence TTGCCTTATTCAAGTAGAATAAACACCCGCAGATCTGGGTTAAGTTTTGCTAAAAGGACTTATTTACCTCGCGTATTTGGCTTAGGCGTTGGTATGTTTTGTGTCGGCTCAGTACTCTACACCCAGAATGCTCCATTATGGCTTTGGTTCATGCTCGCCCTTAATGGATTAGTCTGGCCACATATTTCATACCTATTGGCTACACGCTCTGAACAACCGTTTGAACAAGAAATCATAAATATGAAAATAGACTCAGCACTGGGTGGTGTCTGGGTCGCAATAATGTCATTCAATGCTCTGCCGTCCGTCGTGATTCTTTCAATGATGAGCATGAACAATATTGCTTCTGGCGGGAAAAACGTTTTTTGCAAAGGCCTTGCATTGCAGATTGCCTGTAGTTTACTGACTGCATGGATATTTAATTTACCCTTTAAACCTGAAACCTCGCCACTCCAGGTCTATGCCTGTCTACCGATGATAATTATCTACCCCTCCCTACTTGGATTAGTCACCTACCGAACCGCAAAACGCCTGGCCGAAAATAAAGAAGAGTTATTGCGTATTAGTGTTAGGGATGGATTAACCGGGCTTTATAATCGCAGGCATTGGGAACATCAACTACATAATCAATTTGATAGTTGCCGACGCTACCAACAGGGTGCCACACTTATTTTACTTGATATTGATAACTTCAAATCGATTAATGATACCTTTGGTCATGCCGTGGGTGATGAAGCTATTACTGTTCTTGCCGAAGAATTATTGCTAGGGCTGCGGGCCATCGACATTGTTGGCCGTTACGGTGGGGATGAGTTCGGTGCTATTTTGCCTAATACTACGGCAGAACAAACACGGGAAGTATTAATGCGAATTCAGGAAAAACTGGCTGATTTAGTTTTTACCCACGCTCCATCCTTACAGCTTAGAGTCAGTGCTGGTATCGCAGATTACCGACACGATATGATTAACTATCAGCAATGGCTAAAAGCCGCCGACTCTGCGCTGTATCTGGCAAAAGACAATGGCCGTAACCGCATTGAACTGGCAAGCTAA
- the tatA gene encoding Sec-independent protein translocase subunit TatA, giving the protein MEGLSITKLLVVGILIVLLFGTSKLRTLGADLGAALKGFKKAMGNDDAPPANTTAESKTATEAKPPIEHKD; this is encoded by the coding sequence ATGGAAGGTCTCAGTATTACCAAATTATTGGTAGTCGGCATATTAATTGTGTTGTTGTTTGGTACCAGCAAACTGCGCACACTGGGTGCTGACTTAGGTGCGGCCTTGAAAGGCTTTAAAAAAGCCATGGGCAATGATGATGCTCCGCCAGCCAACACGACCGCTGAGTCTAAAACAGCAACAGAAGCCAAACCGCCGATCGAGCATAAAGACTGA
- the lipA gene encoding lipoyl synthase, whose protein sequence is MSKPIQMERGVKYRDADKMALIPIKTVVTERQELLRKPEWMKIKLPADSSRIQGIKAAMRKNGLHSVCEEASCPNLSECFNHGTATFMILGAICTRRCPFCDVAHGRPVTPDANEPEKLAQTIKDMGLRYVVITSVDRDDLRDGGAQHFADCISAIRAKNPTIKIETLVPDFRGRMDRALDILTVTPPDVFNHNLENVPRVYRQVRPGANYEWSLKLLERFKEAHPEIPTKSGLMVGLGETNAEIVEVMHDLRRHGVTMLTLGQYLQPSRHHLPVQRYVSPAEFDEMKAEAMAMGFTHAACGPFVRSSYHADLQAKGLEVK, encoded by the coding sequence ATGAGTAAACCGATTCAGATGGAACGCGGCGTCAAATACCGCGACGCAGATAAAATGGCGTTAATCCCGATTAAAACCGTGGTTACCGAACGCCAAGAGCTGCTACGCAAACCCGAGTGGATGAAAATCAAGCTTCCTGCTGACTCCAGCCGCATTCAGGGTATCAAGGCTGCAATGCGTAAAAATGGTCTGCACTCGGTTTGCGAAGAGGCCTCCTGCCCTAACCTGTCGGAGTGCTTTAACCACGGTACCGCGACATTTATGATCCTCGGGGCAATTTGTACTCGCCGTTGCCCATTCTGCGACGTTGCCCATGGCCGCCCGGTAACACCGGATGCCAATGAACCAGAAAAACTGGCTCAAACTATTAAAGATATGGGTTTGCGCTATGTCGTTATCACCTCTGTTGACCGGGATGATTTGCGTGATGGGGGGGCTCAGCACTTTGCAGATTGCATCTCAGCGATTCGAGCCAAGAATCCAACAATTAAAATAGAAACGCTGGTGCCTGATTTCCGTGGCCGTATGGATCGCGCATTAGATATTCTGACTGTCACGCCACCGGATGTGTTTAACCATAATCTGGAAAACGTTCCCCGTGTATATCGTCAGGTTCGCCCAGGGGCTAACTATGAGTGGTCGCTTAAATTATTGGAGCGCTTTAAAGAAGCTCATCCAGAGATTCCTACCAAGTCTGGGTTAATGGTGGGTTTAGGTGAGACTAATGCCGAAATCGTGGAAGTTATGCATGATTTACGCCGCCACGGCGTCACTATGCTGACACTAGGGCAATATTTACAGCCGAGCCGCCACCATTTACCGGTACAGCGCTATGTCAGCCCGGCAGAGTTTGATGAGATGAAAGCAGAAGCAATGGCAATGGGCTTCACTCATGCAGCTTGTGGCCCATTTGTGCGTTCCTCTTACCATGCAGACTTACAAGCAAAAGGGTTGGAAGTAAAATAA
- the lipB gene encoding lipoyl(octanoyl) transferase LipB has protein sequence MMPRLQQHKIILRQLGLQPYAPVSQAMHNFTEFRTDSSADEIWLVEHQHVFTQGQAGKAEHVLVPGDIPVIQSDRGGQVTYHGPGQQVMYIMIDLKRAKLGVRQLVTAIENTVIETLAHFDINSRARPDAPGVYVGQQKICSLGLRIRRGCSFHGLALNVAMDLEPFQRINPCGYAGMQMTQVSALKTGTTIADIQPILVREFTRELGYSPAEQQSWALADYLPVGTQ, from the coding sequence ATGATGCCTCGCTTGCAACAACACAAGATCATTTTACGCCAGCTAGGGTTACAACCCTATGCCCCCGTATCTCAAGCCATGCATAATTTCACTGAGTTTCGCACCGATAGCAGCGCAGATGAAATCTGGCTGGTTGAGCATCAACACGTTTTTACTCAGGGTCAGGCAGGAAAAGCTGAACATGTTCTGGTGCCCGGAGATATTCCGGTTATCCAGAGTGACCGAGGGGGTCAGGTCACCTACCATGGCCCCGGTCAGCAAGTCATGTATATCATGATTGACCTCAAGCGCGCCAAATTGGGCGTGCGGCAATTAGTCACCGCGATTGAGAATACTGTCATTGAGACTCTGGCTCATTTTGACATTAATTCACGGGCTCGCCCGGATGCTCCCGGTGTGTATGTTGGCCAACAAAAAATTTGCTCATTGGGCCTGCGTATTCGTCGAGGCTGTTCATTTCACGGTCTGGCACTCAATGTTGCCATGGATTTGGAGCCATTCCAGCGCATCAATCCATGTGGTTACGCCGGCATGCAAATGACCCAGGTCAGTGCGCTAAAAACGGGTACCACTATTGCCGATATCCAACCCATATTAGTGCGCGAGTTTACCCGTGAATTAGGCTATTCACCGGCAGAACAGCAATCCTGGGCATTGGCGGACTATTTACCTGTTGGTACCCAATAG
- the ybeD gene encoding DUF493 family protein YbeD encodes MKTKLNELLEFPCPFTYKVMGIAEPQLVNQVVEVVQRHAPGDYTPEVKPSSKGNYHSVSITITATHIDQVETLYEELGNLELVRMVL; translated from the coding sequence ATGAAAACTAAACTGAATGAACTGCTTGAGTTCCCTTGCCCCTTTACCTACAAAGTCATGGGCATTGCTGAACCTCAACTGGTTAACCAGGTGGTTGAAGTGGTACAGCGCCATGCTCCGGGCGATTATACCCCCGAAGTAAAACCGAGCAGCAAAGGCAACTATCACTCCGTTTCCATCACTATCACAGCGACCCATATTGATCAGGTGGAAACGCTGTATGAAGAATTAGGTAACCTGGAACTGGTCAGAATGGTGCTGTAG
- the dacA gene encoding D-alanyl-D-alanine carboxypeptidase DacA translates to MKYVTTSRIIKSLMLGTVIVMSAASAANADDVNLKTMIPGVPQIDAEAYVLIDYNSGKVLAEMNADTRRNPASLTKMMTSYVIGQAIKAGKIGPEDMVTVGKDAWATGNPEFKGSSLMFLKPGDRVPVSKLTRGINLQSGNDACVAMADYVAGSQDSFVNLMNNYVKALGLQNTQFKTVHGLDAEGQYSSARDMALIGQALIRDVPDEYAIYKEKEFTFNNIRQTNRNGLLWDTSLNVDGIKTGHTEAAGYNLVASATDGQMRLISVVLGGHTFKGRETESKKLLTWGFRFFETVAPLKVGKEFASEPVWFGDSDRVQLGVDKDVYLTIPRGRMKDLKASYVLNTPEIHAPLAKNQVVGMINFQLDGKTIDQRPLVVMNEVKEGGFFSRMVDYIKLMFHRWFG, encoded by the coding sequence ATGAAATATGTAACTACTTCTCGCATTATCAAGAGCTTGATGCTCGGCACTGTCATTGTTATGAGCGCAGCTTCTGCTGCAAACGCTGATGACGTCAATTTAAAAACCATGATCCCCGGTGTGCCACAGATCGACGCGGAAGCCTACGTTCTGATTGATTACAACTCCGGCAAAGTATTAGCAGAAATGAATGCGGATACGCGCCGCAACCCGGCTAGCCTGACAAAAATGATGACCAGCTATGTTATTGGGCAGGCAATCAAAGCAGGTAAAATCGGGCCAGAAGATATGGTTACCGTGGGTAAAGATGCTTGGGCGACTGGCAACCCAGAGTTCAAGGGCTCCTCGTTGATGTTCCTGAAACCAGGCGACCGTGTGCCGGTATCTAAACTGACCCGTGGTATCAACTTGCAATCAGGTAACGATGCCTGTGTCGCGATGGCCGATTACGTTGCCGGTAGCCAAGACTCATTCGTAAACCTGATGAACAACTATGTTAAAGCGCTGGGCCTGCAAAACACCCAGTTCAAAACCGTCCACGGTTTAGATGCTGAAGGGCAGTACAGCTCAGCACGCGATATGGCATTGATCGGGCAGGCGCTGATCCGCGATGTCCCGGATGAATACGCCATTTATAAAGAAAAAGAATTTACCTTCAATAATATCCGCCAGACCAACCGCAATGGTTTGTTGTGGGATACCAGCTTGAATGTTGATGGCATCAAAACCGGCCATACCGAAGCGGCGGGTTATAATCTGGTAGCCTCGGCTACCGATGGGCAGATGCGTTTGATTTCGGTGGTGTTAGGCGGCCATACCTTTAAGGGCCGTGAAACTGAAAGCAAAAAACTGCTGACCTGGGGCTTCCGTTTCTTTGAAACCGTAGCGCCACTGAAAGTCGGTAAAGAATTTGCTTCTGAACCGGTCTGGTTTGGTGATAGCGACCGTGTACAATTAGGGGTTGATAAAGACGTTTACCTGACAATCCCACGTGGCCGGATGAAAGATCTGAAAGCCAGCTATGTACTTAATACCCCTGAAATTCATGCACCACTGGCGAAGAATCAAGTTGTCGGGATGATTAACTTCCAGTTAGATGGTAAAACCATCGATCAACGCCCACTGGTGGTGATGAACGAAGTTAAAGAAGGCGGTTTCTTCAGCCGCATGGTGGATTACATCAAGCTCATGTTCCACCGCTGGTTTGGCTAA
- the rlpA gene encoding endolytic peptidoglycan transglycosylase RlpA, whose translation MRKEWLWIGIAGVLLSACTSQPPAPQQQVQQTYNGPVEEIGGAEPRYEPFNPSFNQDYKVNGQSYSIVKDPQNFSQVGLAAWYGEEANGNTTATGETFDPNALTAAHPTLPIPSYVRVTNISNGRQIVVRVNDRGPYTPGRVIDLSKAAADRLNISNNTKVKIDFINVAPDGSLSGPGMVGTTIAKQSYALPNRPDLGSSGMGTPIQQDAPAVSAPVRPIDNSHLSGADTNQPVAPQSSGFLRASTPVPAGVLESSEPTTVSSQPVQPPVVANPGPVTSSEAATPSSGGYVVQVGALSDAQRAQTWQQSLSQRFGVPGKVAANGSVHRVQLGPFSSRQQAVELQQRLSSEAQQQSFVVAAP comes from the coding sequence ATGCGTAAGGAATGGCTTTGGATAGGCATCGCAGGCGTGCTGTTATCAGCATGTACCAGTCAGCCTCCGGCACCCCAGCAACAAGTGCAGCAGACATACAACGGCCCGGTGGAAGAAATCGGCGGTGCAGAACCACGCTATGAGCCATTTAATCCTAGTTTTAATCAGGATTATAAGGTTAATGGCCAGTCCTATAGCATTGTCAAAGACCCGCAAAACTTCAGTCAGGTTGGCCTCGCGGCGTGGTATGGCGAAGAAGCTAATGGCAACACCACGGCTACTGGCGAAACTTTTGATCCCAACGCATTGACAGCGGCCCATCCCACTCTGCCTATCCCAAGCTATGTGCGAGTCACCAACATCAGCAATGGTCGCCAGATTGTGGTTCGCGTCAACGACCGCGGCCCTTACACGCCAGGTCGGGTGATCGATTTATCCAAAGCAGCAGCCGATCGCCTAAATATTTCAAATAATACCAAAGTGAAGATTGATTTTATCAATGTGGCACCGGATGGCTCATTATCTGGCCCCGGCATGGTTGGCACCACTATCGCGAAACAAAGTTATGCATTGCCAAACCGCCCAGATTTAGGTTCCAGCGGAATGGGGACACCAATACAGCAGGATGCTCCCGCAGTCAGTGCGCCTGTCCGCCCTATTGATAATAGTCATTTGTCCGGTGCAGATACTAACCAGCCAGTGGCCCCACAAAGCAGCGGCTTCCTGCGTGCATCAACGCCAGTCCCGGCGGGCGTGCTGGAAAGTTCAGAACCCACGACAGTGAGTTCACAACCTGTACAGCCGCCGGTGGTCGCCAACCCCGGCCCGGTGACCTCATCAGAGGCCGCGACACCATCATCGGGTGGTTATGTGGTTCAAGTCGGTGCGTTGAGTGATGCGCAGCGGGCGCAAACTTGGCAGCAAAGTTTGAGTCAACGTTTTGGTGTGCCGGGGAAAGTGGCCGCCAATGGCAGCGTACACCGCGTTCAACTTGGGCCATTCAGCAGCCGCCAGCAGGCCGTTGAACTGCAACAACGCCTGTCGAGCGAAGCTCAGCAGCAGTCATTTGTGGTTGCGGCACCTTAA
- the mrdB gene encoding peptidoglycan glycosyltransferase MrdB (rod shape-determining protein RodA) produces the protein MTDNQQKGSLWYKMHIDLPFLICVLALLAYSAFVMWSASGQDIGMMERKVGQIAMGLVVMLVMAQIPPRVYESWAPYLYFVCVILLVLVDAFGQISKGAQRWLDLGFIRFQPSEIAKIAVPLMVARFMNRDVCPPSLKNTGIALILIFMPTLLVAAQPDLGTSILVAASGLFVLFLSGMSWRLIAIAAVLVAAFIPILWFFLMHGYQRDRVMMLLDPESDPLGAGYHIIQSKIAIGSGGLSGKGWLHGTQSQLEFLPERHTDFIFAVLAEELGLIGVLVLLALYLCLIMRGLVIAAHAQTTFGRVMVGGLMLILFVYVFVNIGMVSGILPVVGVPLPLVSYGGSALIVLMAGFGIVMSIHTHRKMLSKNL, from the coding sequence ATGACTGATAATCAACAAAAAGGCTCTTTGTGGTACAAAATGCACATTGACCTGCCGTTTCTAATTTGCGTATTGGCGCTGCTGGCTTATAGCGCCTTCGTGATGTGGAGCGCTAGTGGTCAAGACATCGGCATGATGGAACGCAAGGTAGGTCAAATTGCGATGGGCTTGGTTGTGATGCTGGTGATGGCGCAGATACCGCCCCGCGTCTACGAAAGTTGGGCGCCCTATCTCTATTTCGTTTGTGTCATTTTACTGGTGCTGGTCGATGCATTTGGACAAATCAGTAAAGGGGCGCAGCGCTGGCTGGATTTGGGTTTCATCCGCTTCCAACCCTCTGAAATTGCGAAAATTGCGGTTCCATTGATGGTCGCCCGCTTTATGAACCGTGACGTCTGCCCGCCCTCATTGAAAAATACCGGCATCGCACTGATTTTAATCTTTATGCCGACTTTATTAGTCGCCGCGCAACCCGACCTTGGCACCTCTATCCTGGTCGCCGCCTCCGGGTTATTCGTTTTGTTCCTTTCCGGTATGAGCTGGCGCTTGATCGCGATTGCCGCGGTTTTGGTTGCCGCATTTATTCCTATCCTGTGGTTCTTCCTGATGCATGGCTACCAGCGCGATCGCGTGATGATGCTGCTCGACCCGGAAAGTGACCCACTTGGGGCTGGCTATCATATTATTCAGTCTAAAATTGCTATTGGTTCCGGTGGGTTATCAGGGAAAGGCTGGCTACACGGAACTCAGTCACAGTTGGAATTCTTACCCGAGCGCCATACAGACTTTATCTTTGCCGTGTTAGCCGAAGAATTGGGCTTAATTGGTGTGCTGGTGTTATTAGCCCTTTATCTGTGCCTTATTATGCGCGGCCTGGTGATTGCGGCCCACGCGCAAACCACCTTCGGCCGGGTGATGGTCGGGGGGTTAATGCTGATACTCTTTGTCTACGTGTTTGTTAACATCGGCATGGTAAGTGGAATTTTACCTGTGGTTGGCGTACCTTTGCCTTTGGTCAGCTATGGAGGCTCGGCGCTGATAGTGCTGATGGCCGGGTTTGGTATCGTGATGTCGATACATACTCATCGAAAAATGTTATCTAAGAATTTATAG